From Canis lupus baileyi chromosome 16, mCanLup2.hap1, whole genome shotgun sequence, a single genomic window includes:
- the C16H17orf99 gene encoding protein IL-40 isoform X2 codes for MRLLLLLCLALLATCSFSLEQEVEVTPETFIAYKVREVFPSSRRVVITCHSPRAPPPITYSLWGSQGVEVAKKVVKTGDPASFSINITLKSRPELLTYSCRAASLRGEHSASTKLQMYWELWAKPMAQPRANFVLLERGSGPRVEISCQVSSGSPPITYSLVRKDGYVHRQQRPTYGQPANFSFPLTRTSNWLRCQAANDISVQSSPFRLVPPGYLPQGPVLVLAGSLTSIAAVTSWVLGPALWTRL; via the exons ATGAGGCTCCTTCTGCTGCTCTGCTTGGCCCTGCTGG CCACCTGCAGCTTCTCCCTGGAGCAGGAGGTGG AAGTCACCCCTGAGACCTTCATTGCCTACAAAGTCCGGGAGGTTTTCCCCAGCAGCCGCAGGGTTGTCATAACGTGTCACTCACCCCGGGCTCCCCCGCCCATCACCTACTCCCTCTGGGGGAGCCAGGGCGTTGAGGTCGCCAAGAAGGTGGTCAAGACTGGAGACCCGGCCTCCTTCAGCATCAACATCACCCTCAAGTCCAGGCCAGAACTTCTCACCTACTCCTGCCGGGCAGCCTCCCTCCGGGGCGAGCACTCCGCCAGCACCAAGCTGCAGATGTACTGGGAGCTGTGGGCCA AGCCTATGGCCCAGCCACGGGCTAACTTCGTCTTGCTGGAGAGAGGATCGGGCCCCAGGGTAGAGATTTCCTGCCAGGTGTCCTCGGGCAGCCCACCCATCACCTACAGCCTGGTCAGGAAGGACGGGTACGTCCACAGGCAGCAGAGACCGACCTATGGGCAGCCTGCCAACTTCTCCTTTCCACTTACCCGAACATCGAACTGGCTCCGGTGCCAGGCTGCAAACGACATCAGTGTCCAGTCCAGCCCCTTCAGGCTGGTGCCCCCAG GATACCTGCCTCAGGGACCTGTCTTGGTGCTGGCTGGCAGCCTCACCTCCATTGCAGCTGTCACCTCCTGGGTGCTGGGCCCAGCCTTGTGGACCAG GTTGTGA
- the C16H17orf99 gene encoding protein IL-40 isoform X1 — translation MVSRCLVRTTGQLWKLASPPAGRGGEQAGVGPPGDRWQETAGFRLGWAGGCGEQTAYSGQVPPSPSTPGAGSGAEALPEVTPETFIAYKVREVFPSSRRVVITCHSPRAPPPITYSLWGSQGVEVAKKVVKTGDPASFSINITLKSRPELLTYSCRAASLRGEHSASTKLQMYWELWAKPMAQPRANFVLLERGSGPRVEISCQVSSGSPPITYSLVRKDGYVHRQQRPTYGQPANFSFPLTRTSNWLRCQAANDISVQSSPFRLVPPGYLPQGPVLVLAGSLTSIAAVTSWVLGPALWTRL, via the exons ATGGTGAGCAGGTGTCTGGTGCGGACAACTGGGCAACTCTGGAAATTAGCCTCACCGCCTGCAGGGCGTGGAGGGGAGCAGGCCGGTGTGGGACCTCCAGGGGACAGGTGGCAGGAAACTGCTGGCTTccggctgggctgggctggggggtgtGGGGAGCAGACTGCATATTCTGGGCAGGTACCTCCCAGCCCTTCTACCCCAGGTGCGGGATCTGGAGCAGAAGCTCTACCAG AAGTCACCCCTGAGACCTTCATTGCCTACAAAGTCCGGGAGGTTTTCCCCAGCAGCCGCAGGGTTGTCATAACGTGTCACTCACCCCGGGCTCCCCCGCCCATCACCTACTCCCTCTGGGGGAGCCAGGGCGTTGAGGTCGCCAAGAAGGTGGTCAAGACTGGAGACCCGGCCTCCTTCAGCATCAACATCACCCTCAAGTCCAGGCCAGAACTTCTCACCTACTCCTGCCGGGCAGCCTCCCTCCGGGGCGAGCACTCCGCCAGCACCAAGCTGCAGATGTACTGGGAGCTGTGGGCCA AGCCTATGGCCCAGCCACGGGCTAACTTCGTCTTGCTGGAGAGAGGATCGGGCCCCAGGGTAGAGATTTCCTGCCAGGTGTCCTCGGGCAGCCCACCCATCACCTACAGCCTGGTCAGGAAGGACGGGTACGTCCACAGGCAGCAGAGACCGACCTATGGGCAGCCTGCCAACTTCTCCTTTCCACTTACCCGAACATCGAACTGGCTCCGGTGCCAGGCTGCAAACGACATCAGTGTCCAGTCCAGCCCCTTCAGGCTGGTGCCCCCAG GATACCTGCCTCAGGGACCTGTCTTGGTGCTGGCTGGCAGCCTCACCTCCATTGCAGCTGTCACCTCCTGGGTGCTGGGCCCAGCCTTGTGGACCAG GTTGTGA